One part of the Rhodococcus oxybenzonivorans genome encodes these proteins:
- the gltB gene encoding glutamate synthase large subunit: MKQLPGPQGLYHPANEHDSCGVAFVVDMKGRRSRDIVEKAITALVNLEHRGAAGSEPNTGDGAGILIQVPDAFFRAVVDFPLPAAGTYATGIAFLPQSKADAQRASDAVEKIVESEGLKVLGWREVATDDSSLGALARDAMPTFRQIFIGSEGDSLTGLDLERRAYVVRKRTEHELGSEGAGKDGPGRETVYFPSLSSQTFVYKGMLTTPQLKGFYLDLQDERVESALGLVHSRFSTNTFPSWPLAHPFRRVAHNGEINTVTGNENWMRAREALIDSDVFGGRENLEKIFPVCTNGASDTARFDEVLEMLHLGGRSLPHAVLMMIPEAWEHHESMDPERRAFYQYHSTLMEPWDGPASVCFTDGTVIGAVLDRNGLRPSRLWVTEDGLVVMASEVGVLPIDPATVVKKIRLQPGRMFLVDTDQGRIISDDEIKSELAAEHPYQEWLDQGLTHMDDLPERPYTYMSHERVVLRQQMFGFTNEEVNVLVKPMAASGAEALGSMGTDTPIAVLSSRSRMLFDYFSQLFAQVTNPPLDAIREEVVTSLGGTIGPEHDLLHPTAESCRQIYLPQPILHNDDLSKLIHVNDDGGFPSFRSVIVRGLYPVAEGGAGLRKALDDVRYQVSEAIAGGARLIVLSDRESNETYAPIPSLLLTSAVHHHLVREKTRTKVGLVVESGDAREVHHMALLIGFGAAAVNPYMAFETVDELFRGNELQGLSLDKAIQNYIKAAGKGVLKVMSKMGISTLASYTGAQLFQVIGLSQDLVDEYFTGLNSSLGGIGLDEIAADVAVRHSNAYLDRPEERAHRELEVGGEYQWRREGEYHLFNPDTVFKLQHSTRTGQYEVFKEYTKLVDDQSERLAALRGLFEFKKGVREPVPLDEVEPATEIVKRFSTGAMSYGSISAEAHETLAIAMNRLGGRSNSGEGGEHPSRFEPDENGDWRRSAIKQVASGRFGVTSHYLTNCSDIQIKMAQGAKPGEGGQLPAHKVYPWVAEVRHSTPGVGLISPPPHHDIYSIEDLAQLIHDLKNANPQARVHVKLVSEVGVGTVAAGVSKAHADVVLISGHDGGTGATPLTSVKHAGAPWELGLAETQQTLLLNGLRDRIVVQVDGQLKTGRDVMVAALLGGEEFGFATAPLVVSGCIMMRVCHLDTCPVGVATQNPVLRKRFNGKPEFVENFFLFIAEEVRELMAELGFRTLDEAVGQVDVLDTTKALEHWKGSKAGNLDLSPILHQAESAFMDQDLYCTGTQDHGLDKALDQQLIAQSRDALDKGAKVSFESPITNVNRTVGTMLGHEVTKAYGGEGLPDNTIDITFTGSAGNSFGAFVPKGMTLRLHGDANDFVGKGLSGGRIVVRPPLETAAGFVAEDNIIGGNVILFGATSGEALLRGVVGERFAVRNSGATAVVEGVGDHGCEYMTGGKVVILGATGRNFGAGMSGGVAYVFNPDKAFEDNLNTELVDLEDLTGDDFTWLKAAIERHRDETGSEVAARILSDWSQQVNHFAKVMPRDYKKVLLAIEAAKKDGKNVDEAVMEAARG, from the coding sequence ATGAAGCAACTTCCAGGCCCCCAGGGGCTGTACCACCCGGCGAACGAGCACGACTCCTGTGGCGTCGCGTTCGTCGTGGACATGAAGGGTCGCCGCAGCAGGGACATCGTCGAGAAGGCGATCACCGCTCTGGTCAACCTCGAGCACCGTGGTGCCGCGGGCTCCGAACCCAATACGGGTGACGGCGCCGGCATCCTGATCCAGGTTCCGGATGCGTTCTTCCGCGCTGTGGTCGACTTCCCGCTGCCCGCCGCGGGCACCTATGCCACGGGCATCGCATTCCTGCCGCAGAGCAAGGCCGACGCGCAGCGTGCATCCGACGCCGTCGAGAAGATCGTCGAGAGTGAGGGCCTGAAGGTCCTCGGCTGGCGCGAGGTCGCGACCGACGACTCGTCGCTCGGCGCCCTGGCACGCGACGCGATGCCGACGTTCCGGCAGATCTTCATCGGCAGCGAAGGTGACTCCCTCACCGGTCTGGACCTCGAGCGCAGGGCGTACGTCGTCCGCAAGCGCACCGAGCACGAGCTGGGTAGTGAAGGCGCCGGCAAGGACGGGCCGGGTCGCGAGACCGTCTACTTCCCGAGCCTGTCGAGCCAGACGTTCGTCTACAAGGGCATGCTCACCACCCCGCAGCTCAAGGGTTTCTACCTCGACCTGCAGGACGAGCGCGTGGAGTCGGCACTCGGGCTGGTCCACTCCCGCTTCTCCACCAACACGTTCCCGTCGTGGCCGCTGGCTCACCCGTTCCGGCGCGTCGCGCACAACGGTGAGATCAACACCGTCACCGGCAACGAGAACTGGATGCGTGCCCGCGAGGCGCTCATCGACAGCGACGTCTTCGGTGGTCGCGAAAACCTCGAGAAGATCTTCCCGGTCTGCACCAACGGGGCCAGCGACACCGCGCGCTTCGACGAGGTGCTCGAGATGCTGCACCTCGGTGGTCGTAGCCTTCCGCACGCGGTCCTGATGATGATCCCCGAGGCGTGGGAGCATCACGAGAGCATGGACCCCGAGCGTCGGGCGTTCTACCAGTACCACTCCACGCTCATGGAGCCGTGGGACGGCCCGGCGTCCGTCTGCTTCACCGACGGCACCGTCATCGGCGCGGTCCTCGACCGCAACGGGCTGCGTCCCTCGCGGCTGTGGGTCACCGAGGACGGCCTGGTCGTCATGGCCTCCGAGGTCGGCGTTCTGCCGATCGATCCGGCCACGGTCGTGAAGAAGATCCGGCTCCAGCCCGGCCGCATGTTCCTGGTCGACACCGACCAGGGCCGCATCATCAGCGACGACGAAATCAAGTCGGAGCTTGCCGCCGAGCACCCGTACCAGGAATGGCTCGACCAGGGCCTGACCCATATGGACGACCTGCCGGAGCGCCCGTACACCTACATGTCGCACGAGCGTGTGGTGCTGCGTCAGCAGATGTTCGGGTTCACCAACGAAGAGGTCAACGTCCTCGTCAAGCCGATGGCGGCTTCCGGTGCGGAAGCACTCGGCTCGATGGGTACGGACACCCCGATCGCGGTGCTGTCCTCCCGTTCGCGGATGCTGTTCGACTACTTCTCGCAGCTCTTCGCGCAGGTCACCAACCCGCCGCTCGACGCCATCCGCGAGGAGGTCGTCACCAGCCTCGGCGGAACGATCGGCCCCGAGCACGATCTGCTGCACCCCACGGCGGAGTCCTGCAGGCAGATCTACTTGCCGCAGCCGATCCTGCACAACGACGATCTGTCGAAGCTCATCCACGTCAACGACGACGGCGGATTCCCGAGCTTCCGCAGCGTCATCGTCCGCGGTCTGTACCCGGTGGCCGAGGGCGGTGCGGGTCTACGCAAGGCGCTCGACGACGTTCGCTACCAGGTCTCCGAGGCCATCGCCGGTGGTGCGCGCCTCATCGTCCTGTCCGACCGTGAGTCGAACGAGACGTACGCACCCATCCCGTCGTTGCTGCTGACGTCGGCCGTGCACCACCACCTGGTGCGCGAGAAGACCCGCACCAAGGTCGGTCTCGTCGTGGAATCGGGCGACGCCCGCGAGGTGCACCACATGGCGCTCCTCATCGGCTTCGGTGCAGCGGCCGTCAACCCGTACATGGCGTTCGAGACGGTCGACGAGCTGTTCCGCGGCAACGAACTGCAGGGACTGAGCCTCGACAAGGCCATCCAGAACTACATCAAGGCCGCGGGCAAGGGTGTGCTCAAGGTGATGTCCAAGATGGGCATCTCGACCCTCGCCTCGTACACCGGTGCTCAGCTGTTCCAGGTGATCGGCCTGTCGCAGGATTTGGTGGACGAGTACTTCACGGGCCTGAACTCGAGCCTCGGTGGTATCGGTCTCGACGAGATCGCCGCCGACGTCGCGGTCCGGCACTCCAACGCGTACCTCGACCGCCCCGAAGAGCGCGCGCACCGCGAGCTCGAGGTGGGCGGCGAGTACCAGTGGCGTCGTGAGGGCGAATACCACCTGTTCAACCCGGACACGGTGTTCAAGCTCCAGCATTCCACGCGCACCGGGCAGTACGAGGTGTTCAAGGAGTACACGAAGCTGGTCGACGACCAGTCCGAGCGCCTCGCAGCGCTGCGCGGCCTCTTCGAGTTCAAGAAGGGTGTGCGCGAGCCCGTCCCGCTGGACGAGGTCGAGCCGGCCACCGAGATCGTCAAGCGCTTCTCGACCGGTGCGATGAGCTACGGCTCCATCTCCGCCGAGGCGCACGAGACCCTGGCCATCGCCATGAACCGCCTCGGTGGCCGTTCCAACTCCGGTGAGGGCGGCGAGCATCCGTCGCGCTTCGAGCCGGACGAGAACGGTGACTGGCGCCGGTCCGCGATCAAGCAGGTCGCGTCGGGACGCTTCGGCGTCACGTCGCACTACCTGACCAACTGCTCCGACATCCAGATCAAGATGGCGCAGGGAGCCAAGCCCGGTGAGGGCGGCCAGCTGCCGGCGCACAAGGTGTACCCGTGGGTGGCCGAGGTCCGGCACTCCACACCCGGTGTCGGCCTGATCTCGCCGCCCCCGCACCACGACATCTACTCGATCGAGGATCTCGCACAGCTGATCCACGACCTGAAGAACGCGAACCCGCAGGCGCGGGTGCACGTCAAGCTGGTGTCCGAGGTGGGTGTCGGCACGGTCGCCGCGGGTGTCTCGAAGGCGCACGCGGATGTCGTCCTGATTTCCGGTCACGACGGTGGCACCGGTGCCACCCCACTGACCTCGGTCAAGCACGCCGGCGCTCCGTGGGAGCTCGGCCTCGCCGAGACCCAGCAGACGTTGCTGCTCAACGGCCTGCGCGACCGCATCGTGGTGCAGGTCGACGGACAGCTCAAGACCGGCCGTGACGTCATGGTCGCCGCGCTGCTCGGCGGCGAGGAGTTCGGTTTCGCGACCGCTCCGCTGGTGGTGTCGGGCTGCATCATGATGCGGGTCTGCCACCTCGACACCTGCCCTGTCGGTGTCGCGACGCAGAACCCGGTGCTGCGCAAGCGGTTCAACGGCAAGCCGGAGTTCGTGGAGAATTTCTTCCTCTTCATCGCTGAAGAGGTCCGCGAACTCATGGCCGAGCTCGGCTTCCGGACACTCGACGAGGCCGTCGGCCAGGTCGACGTGCTCGACACCACCAAGGCGCTCGAGCACTGGAAGGGCAGCAAGGCTGGCAATCTCGACCTGTCGCCGATCCTGCACCAGGCCGAGTCCGCGTTCATGGATCAGGACCTGTACTGCACAGGTACCCAGGACCACGGCCTCGACAAGGCGCTCGATCAGCAGCTGATCGCCCAGAGCCGCGATGCTCTCGACAAGGGCGCCAAGGTGTCGTTCGAGTCGCCGATCACCAACGTCAACCGGACGGTCGGCACCATGCTGGGCCATGAGGTGACCAAGGCGTACGGCGGTGAGGGCCTGCCCGACAACACGATCGACATCACGTTCACCGGCTCGGCCGGTAACAGCTTCGGTGCTTTCGTGCCCAAGGGTATGACCCTGCGGCTGCATGGCGACGCCAACGACTTCGTCGGCAAGGGTCTGTCGGGTGGACGCATCGTGGTCCGTCCTCCGCTGGAAACCGCGGCCGGGTTCGTCGCCGAGGACAACATCATCGGCGGCAACGTGATCCTGTTCGGCGCGACCAGCGGTGAGGCTTTGCTGCGCGGTGTCGTGGGTGAGCGGTTCGCGGTACGTAACTCCGGTGCCACTGCGGTGGTCGAGGGAGTCGGCGACCACGGCTGCGAGTACATGACGGGCGGCAAGGTCGTCATCCTCGGCGCGACGGGACGCAACTTCGGCGCCGGCATGTCCGGTGGCGTGGCCTACGTCTTCAACCCCGACAAGGCGTTCGAGGACAACCTCAACACCGAACTGGTAGACCTCGAGGATCTGACGGGTGACGACTTCACCTGGCTGAAAGCCGCTATCGAGCGTCACCGCGACGAAACCGGTTCGGAGGTTGCCGCGCGCATCCTGTCCGACTGGTCACAGCAGGTCAATCACTTCGCAAAGGTGATGCCCCGCGATTACAAGAAGGTGCTCTTGGCCATCGAGGCCGCGAAGAAGGATGGAAAGAACGTGGACGAGGCAGTAATGGAGGCAGCTCGTGGCTGA
- a CDS encoding glycoprotein, which translates to MHAVAAALSVSAAAVLGAATAHAAPSTAPSTSQPGVTDRSTPPTTSQPGVTNPAAPPTTSQPGVTGPAAPTTPAPPQAPLAVPGGDAATPGPAASGDTPPPAAPDAVEAAPAQPAAVWIDPDDMPRTDQAPVAPTLPVPKPVVEVNAAADTLIGALPVAVNGRQYGNPEGYAGTVGWRIGDATGTAGIAIDPSSPTAAAVSAFVADSQAEHPINWSAPVDVTPSAAAISDAADRYPAFGSLVDAVAALPAPQLPQLQSTDSGPSAVTIGGVNVRSQATLHV; encoded by the coding sequence ATGCACGCAGTGGCAGCCGCACTATCGGTATCCGCTGCAGCAGTGCTCGGCGCCGCGACCGCACACGCCGCTCCGAGCACCGCCCCGTCGACGTCGCAGCCCGGCGTCACCGACCGGTCGACGCCACCCACCACGTCCCAGCCGGGAGTGACGAATCCGGCCGCGCCGCCCACGACGTCACAGCCCGGCGTCACGGGCCCCGCAGCCCCCACGACACCCGCGCCCCCGCAGGCGCCTCTCGCCGTACCCGGAGGCGACGCGGCCACCCCCGGCCCGGCAGCGAGCGGTGACACCCCGCCGCCCGCCGCCCCGGATGCCGTCGAGGCGGCCCCTGCCCAGCCCGCTGCGGTGTGGATCGATCCGGACGACATGCCGAGAACCGATCAGGCACCCGTCGCCCCGACGCTGCCCGTGCCCAAGCCGGTGGTCGAGGTGAACGCCGCCGCCGACACCCTGATCGGTGCCCTTCCGGTTGCTGTCAACGGTCGCCAGTACGGCAATCCCGAGGGATACGCCGGCACCGTCGGCTGGCGCATCGGTGACGCCACCGGCACCGCGGGCATCGCGATCGACCCCTCCTCCCCCACCGCCGCCGCCGTGTCGGCGTTCGTCGCGGATTCCCAGGCCGAGCATCCGATCAACTGGTCTGCGCCGGTCGACGTCACACCTAGTGCTGCCGCCATCTCGGATGCAGCAGACCGGTACCCGGCCTTCGGCTCGCTCGTCGACGCGGTCGCCGCCCTGCCGGCACCGCAGCTACCGCAGCTGCAGTCGACGGACAGCGGGCCGAGTGCCGTCACGATCGGTGGCGTCAACGTGCGCAGCCAGGCAACGCTCCACGTTTGA
- a CDS encoding FAD-dependent monooxygenase — protein MTHSAAVLGGGIGGLAIARFLFRAGWHVEVFERSADLPTSGTALGMWPQAVDALDTIGLGDRVRALGSPQHRGSFLRPDGSVIGTVDSSARTAYLLSRPALLAELATSLPEGMVSFGTPAPPADALSDYDVVIGADGLRSATRRRLFGDGFEPVYTGATAWRGWVPGRRDTVSETWDAGALFGITPREGNLVNWFACVRTDPGSEDGLDYLRWRFGGWHADVRAVLDAITPDALLHHDLYESPALPSYVSGHTALIGDAAHAMAPNLGRGACEALVDAVTLGRFLASQNDIRESLRQYDRARRRVTQRLVLGSRAMASIAMTRHLRPVRDRTMKLAAALA, from the coding sequence ATGACGCACTCGGCAGCAGTCCTCGGCGGCGGCATCGGCGGCCTCGCCATCGCCCGTTTCCTGTTCCGCGCCGGCTGGCACGTCGAGGTCTTCGAGCGCTCCGCGGACCTTCCGACGTCGGGTACCGCCCTCGGCATGTGGCCCCAGGCCGTCGACGCGCTCGACACGATCGGACTCGGCGACCGGGTCCGCGCTCTCGGATCTCCGCAGCATCGAGGGTCGTTCCTGCGACCGGACGGGTCCGTCATCGGCACCGTCGACAGCTCCGCGCGCACCGCCTACCTGCTGTCGCGGCCTGCCCTCCTTGCCGAGCTCGCCACATCGTTGCCCGAGGGGATGGTCTCGTTCGGCACCCCGGCCCCTCCCGCGGACGCCCTCTCCGACTACGACGTCGTGATCGGCGCGGACGGCCTACGCAGCGCCACCCGGCGTCGCTTGTTCGGCGACGGATTCGAGCCCGTCTACACGGGCGCCACCGCGTGGCGGGGATGGGTGCCCGGACGGCGCGACACGGTGAGCGAAACCTGGGACGCCGGAGCGCTTTTCGGAATCACACCGCGCGAGGGCAACCTCGTCAACTGGTTCGCGTGCGTCCGCACCGACCCCGGATCCGAGGACGGACTCGACTACCTGCGGTGGCGGTTCGGGGGCTGGCACGCCGACGTCCGGGCCGTCCTCGATGCGATCACCCCCGACGCCCTGCTTCATCACGACCTCTACGAGTCACCCGCCCTGCCCTCGTATGTGTCGGGCCACACGGCGCTGATCGGCGACGCCGCCCACGCGATGGCCCCCAATCTCGGACGTGGCGCATGCGAGGCCCTCGTCGACGCGGTCACGCTCGGACGATTCCTGGCCTCGCAGAACGATATTCGCGAGTCGCTGCGACAGTATGACCGCGCACGCCGTCGGGTGACGCAGCGACTGGTTCTCGGATCACGTGCCATGGCGTCGATCGCGATGACCAGGCATCTGCGTCCGGTCCGCGATCGGACGATGAAACTGGCCGCGGCCCTGGCCTGA
- a CDS encoding acyl-CoA thioesterase: MTDTPAAPGYDAFVTVRWSDMDAFQHINHARMVTLLEEARIDWLLSEGAENSSLITSAFIADIHVKYRAQLTHSESPLRITMWIAKHRAVDFTIGYEVRGARAGRTDPPAVTATTQMAVADVDAQRLRRITPTEREYLTRWSRA, translated from the coding sequence ATGACGGACACTCCTGCCGCGCCCGGTTACGACGCTTTCGTCACCGTCCGGTGGTCCGATATGGACGCCTTTCAGCACATCAACCACGCCAGGATGGTGACGTTGCTCGAAGAGGCGAGGATCGACTGGCTGCTCAGTGAGGGCGCCGAGAATTCGTCTCTCATCACCAGTGCGTTCATCGCCGACATCCACGTCAAGTACCGGGCTCAGCTCACACACTCGGAGAGTCCGTTGCGGATCACCATGTGGATCGCGAAGCACCGGGCCGTCGACTTCACCATCGGTTACGAGGTCCGGGGTGCGCGCGCCGGTCGTACCGATCCGCCCGCCGTCACCGCCACCACCCAGATGGCCGTCGCCGACGTCGACGCGCAGCGGTTGCGGCGTATCACTCCCACCGAGCGCGAGTACCTCACCCGCTGGTCCCGTGCGTGA
- a CDS encoding cutinase family protein: MKRVIATLTATAAAVAIPVVSGVVGTSAVANADPCPSLYVVAIPGTWETSTKENVRPTPGLLSAVTNGLPSNIRTDYVTYAATAFPWEGDVYGRSKAQAVDNARGMLVNMSQQCAGTKLALIGYSQGADAAGDLAAEIGTGLGAVPADKIAAVGLVSDPRRSPTDALVGPPVAGGGAGGPRIGGFGWVSQNTRTFCAYGDLYCSTPKEDFVTRLAGFLAQTSDPSPSLLGRYQAEAEAIWRDLLDAGGVPTLMAQLDESANQRRIDELEQFYKSQAHQDYTRYAVDGAGTSATNWLRNWLRDVA, from the coding sequence ATGAAACGGGTTATCGCAACTTTGACCGCAACGGCTGCAGCGGTGGCCATTCCGGTGGTCTCGGGCGTGGTCGGCACCAGCGCGGTAGCGAACGCAGACCCGTGCCCGAGCCTGTACGTGGTGGCGATTCCGGGAACGTGGGAAACGTCCACCAAGGAGAATGTCCGGCCCACCCCCGGCCTGCTGTCTGCGGTCACGAACGGGTTACCGTCCAATATCCGCACCGACTATGTGACCTACGCCGCCACTGCCTTCCCGTGGGAAGGCGATGTGTACGGGCGCTCGAAGGCTCAGGCGGTAGACAACGCCCGCGGGATGCTCGTCAACATGTCTCAGCAATGCGCCGGAACCAAGCTTGCGCTCATCGGCTACAGCCAAGGCGCTGATGCTGCGGGTGACCTCGCGGCCGAGATCGGCACGGGCCTCGGCGCGGTGCCTGCCGACAAGATCGCTGCCGTCGGGCTCGTGTCCGATCCCCGTCGTTCGCCCACCGACGCGCTGGTCGGTCCTCCCGTCGCCGGTGGGGGCGCCGGCGGACCTCGCATCGGCGGTTTCGGCTGGGTCAGCCAGAACACCCGAACCTTCTGCGCATACGGCGACCTGTACTGCTCCACCCCGAAGGAAGACTTCGTGACCCGGCTCGCCGGTTTCCTCGCGCAGACGTCGGACCCGTCGCCGTCGCTGCTAGGCCGGTACCAGGCGGAGGCCGAAGCCATTTGGCGTGACCTCCTCGACGCCGGTGGTGTCCCCACCCTGATGGCTCAGTTGGACGAATCGGCCAACCAGAGGCGGATCGACGAGCTCGAGCAGTTCTACAAGTCGCAGGCCCACCAGGATTACACGCGGTACGCGGTCGACGGTGCCGGGACGTCGGCCACCAACTGGCTCAGGAACTGGTTGCGCGACGTGGCGTAG
- a CDS encoding glutamate synthase subunit beta — protein sequence MADPSGFLKHPSRELPVRRPVPLRLLDWNEVYEEFPKENLRTQASRCMDCGIPFCHNGCPLGNLIPEWNDLVYRDRWHDGIERLHATNNFPEFTGRLCPAPCEASCVLGINQDPVTIKQVEVEIIDHAFDEGWVTPVHPTRSTGKRVAVVGSGPAGLAAAQQLTRAGHLVTVFERADRIGGLLRYGIPEFKMEKRHIDRRLDQMEAEGTVFKTNVNVGVDISADELREQFDAVVLAGGATAARDLPIPGRELDGIHQAMEYLPIANRVQLGDLEEPTITAEGKKVVIIGGGDTGADCLGTSHRQGAVSVHQFEIMPRPPETRAEQTPWPTYPLMYRVASAHEEGGERLFSVNTEKFVGVDGKVTALHAHEVEMKSGRFEKVEGSDFELEADLVLLAMGFVGPEKPGLLTDLGVDLNERGNVARSAKWATNVDGVFVAGDMGRGQSLIVWAIAEGRSAAAAVDAYLEGETALPSPVETTSAPQR from the coding sequence GTGGCTGATCCAAGCGGCTTTCTGAAGCACCCGTCACGCGAACTGCCCGTTCGCCGTCCGGTGCCGTTGCGTCTGCTCGACTGGAACGAGGTGTACGAGGAGTTCCCGAAGGAAAACCTCCGCACCCAGGCGAGCCGGTGCATGGACTGCGGTATTCCGTTCTGCCACAACGGCTGCCCCCTCGGGAATCTGATTCCCGAGTGGAACGACCTGGTGTACCGGGACCGTTGGCACGACGGCATCGAGCGGCTGCACGCCACCAACAACTTCCCGGAATTCACCGGGCGGCTGTGCCCCGCACCCTGTGAGGCGTCGTGCGTCCTGGGCATCAACCAGGATCCGGTCACCATCAAGCAGGTCGAGGTCGAGATCATCGATCACGCATTCGACGAGGGCTGGGTCACGCCGGTGCATCCCACCCGGTCGACGGGCAAGAGGGTGGCGGTCGTCGGTTCCGGTCCTGCGGGTCTGGCTGCAGCGCAGCAGCTGACGCGTGCCGGTCACCTGGTCACCGTGTTCGAGCGGGCCGACCGTATCGGCGGTCTCCTCCGCTACGGCATCCCCGAGTTCAAGATGGAGAAGCGCCACATCGACCGCCGTCTGGATCAGATGGAGGCCGAGGGCACCGTCTTCAAGACGAATGTGAACGTGGGCGTCGACATCTCCGCCGACGAGCTGCGCGAGCAGTTCGACGCCGTGGTGCTGGCGGGCGGTGCCACCGCGGCTCGTGACCTGCCGATTCCCGGGCGCGAACTGGACGGCATCCATCAGGCGATGGAGTACCTGCCCATCGCCAACCGTGTGCAGTTGGGCGACCTCGAAGAGCCCACCATCACCGCCGAGGGCAAGAAAGTTGTCATCATCGGCGGCGGCGACACCGGCGCGGACTGCCTGGGCACCTCACACCGTCAGGGTGCGGTCAGTGTTCACCAGTTCGAGATCATGCCGCGTCCGCCCGAGACCAGGGCCGAGCAAACCCCGTGGCCGACGTACCCGCTGATGTACCGGGTCGCGTCCGCGCACGAGGAAGGCGGCGAGCGCCTGTTCTCCGTCAACACCGAGAAGTTCGTCGGTGTCGACGGCAAGGTGACGGCGCTGCACGCCCACGAGGTCGAGATGAAGTCGGGCCGCTTCGAGAAGGTGGAGGGCTCGGATTTCGAGCTCGAGGCCGATCTCGTGCTGTTGGCCATGGGCTTCGTCGGCCCCGAAAAGCCGGGACTGCTTACCGATCTCGGTGTCGACCTCAACGAGCGCGGCAACGTCGCCCGCTCTGCGAAGTGGGCCACCAACGTCGACGGCGTCTTCGTGGCCGGCGACATGGGACGTGGACAGTCGCTCATCGTGTGGGCAATTGCCGAGGGTCGCTCGGCCGCTGCGGCGGTCGATGCCTACCTCGAGGGTGAGACGGCCCTGCCGTCTCCGGTCGAGACCACCAGCGCACCCCAGCGCTAG
- a CDS encoding type VII secretion target, translated as MGEQLEVDPAVLVQAAQGINAITESLAGLGIGETAAVGRGFSLLALSPMEAGKQEVQSSLEEFAERWSWGVRYLVQAANDIARNLDLAAGRYHATEQAYSNALKTMWTNTVGNPHLSGEEISERTWGETLADNPVNQTLNPDYSLESFAAADRTIATNNEVISAVGPQALANVSPLGDMLDSESTAAWNTDGADEAAAIMSAGGPS; from the coding sequence ATGGGGGAACAACTCGAAGTCGACCCTGCGGTGCTAGTCCAGGCCGCGCAGGGAATCAACGCGATTACCGAATCCCTGGCGGGCCTGGGCATCGGTGAGACCGCAGCCGTCGGGCGGGGGTTCTCCCTCCTCGCACTGTCGCCCATGGAAGCCGGGAAGCAGGAAGTGCAGTCGAGCCTGGAAGAGTTCGCGGAGCGGTGGTCGTGGGGGGTGCGCTACCTCGTTCAGGCGGCTAATGACATCGCCCGAAACCTCGACCTGGCCGCAGGCCGCTACCACGCCACCGAACAGGCATACTCGAACGCGCTGAAAACGATGTGGACCAACACCGTCGGCAATCCCCACCTCAGTGGTGAGGAGATCAGCGAACGGACTTGGGGCGAGACGCTCGCCGACAACCCGGTCAACCAGACCCTCAACCCCGATTACAGTCTCGAGTCGTTCGCGGCGGCAGATCGGACCATCGCCACCAACAATGAGGTGATCTCCGCCGTCGGCCCGCAGGCGCTCGCCAATGTGTCGCCGCTGGGGGACATGCTGGACTCCGAATCGACCGCCGCATGGAACACGGACGGTGCCGACGAGGCCGCGGCCATCATGTCGGCAGGCGGACCGTCGTGA
- a CDS encoding TetR/AcrR family transcriptional regulator: protein MTGRREQLLDAAIDVLGRKGARALTHRAVDESAGMPQGSTSNYFRTRGALLEGMVTRLAARDVDDWEKFADLRPDGMEALVEALAAFTRYAAGPDRIRSSARYALFMEASAVPALGEIIGSARAGLVEWGASMLDLAGSRNPAADAVVVTDYLDGVILHQLTVPDPDFDPTPGITAVLGALT, encoded by the coding sequence ATGACAGGGAGGCGAGAACAGCTGCTCGACGCAGCTATCGACGTGCTCGGCCGGAAGGGGGCGCGCGCCCTCACTCATCGAGCGGTCGACGAATCGGCGGGGATGCCGCAGGGCTCCACCTCCAACTACTTCCGCACCCGCGGCGCCCTCCTCGAGGGAATGGTCACCCGTCTCGCGGCACGTGACGTAGACGACTGGGAGAAATTTGCGGACCTCCGGCCGGACGGGATGGAGGCGCTGGTGGAGGCCCTGGCCGCGTTCACCCGGTACGCTGCGGGACCCGACCGGATCCGCTCGAGCGCCCGCTACGCCCTTTTCATGGAGGCCTCGGCGGTCCCGGCCCTCGGGGAGATCATCGGCTCTGCTCGCGCCGGACTCGTAGAATGGGGCGCGAGCATGCTGGACCTCGCCGGATCGAGGAATCCAGCAGCCGACGCAGTGGTTGTCACCGACTATCTGGATGGAGTGATCCTGCATCAGCTGACCGTTCCCGACCCCGATTTCGACCCGACTCCCGGAATCACAGCAGTACTCGGCGCACTCACTTAA
- a CDS encoding SseB family protein gives MSRSVGNCNALLTEMDAFRQGFGQPAALSESLRSATLLIPITEDDRVLTSPFGGLHWICAFTSEREYARYSLAREQHPSACRFHTIFGWRLMDVLIPALTRPTGVVIDVAGDNPIAFPPALDEAA, from the coding sequence ATGAGTAGATCAGTCGGTAACTGCAATGCGCTGCTCACCGAGATGGATGCGTTCCGTCAAGGGTTCGGGCAACCGGCGGCGTTGTCCGAATCCCTTCGCTCGGCGACACTACTCATACCGATCACCGAGGACGACCGGGTGCTCACCAGCCCGTTCGGAGGGCTTCACTGGATCTGCGCGTTCACCAGTGAGCGGGAATATGCCCGGTACTCGCTCGCCCGCGAACAGCACCCGAGTGCCTGTCGTTTTCACACGATCTTCGGATGGCGTCTGATGGACGTCCTCATCCCGGCCTTGACCCGACCGACCGGAGTGGTGATCGACGTCGCCGGAGACAACCCGATCGCTTTTCCGCCCGCGCTCGACGAGGCCGCGTAA